In Rodentibacter haemolyticus, the DNA window ATAGCCAAATGAGTAATATCCAATACGTTCAACGATAACTTTCCGTAATCTTTTTGCGTTTCACTCACCACTTGGCGACGCACGGTATGAATATCTAATCGAAAACCTTGCTTTAAAGGTGTTGAAATGTAATCAAACCAAAGTTCCTCAAGTGGTATCGGCAATTCTTTCTGTAACACAAAATGGCATTGTTGTTCACATTCTTGCGCATTCAATAGGTGAGGTAAAAGTAGGGTTTTCGACCAAGTAAAATGAGGAGAAATACTTCCGACCAAACGCAACCGAACATTATTTTGTGGAAAATCTTTTGCCAAACGTGCCATAAGTGCGGTTTCGATATGATGTTCTTCTGCAGATAGGAAAAGAAATTGAACTTGTTGTGCGTCATTTAGCCAAACAAACTGAAATTGATCCTTCTGTCGATGCACTCCAATTTGTAGGGTTTTCCGTCTTTTATAAAGCATTGGCATACGCTTTTCCTATTATTTGGGTGATGAATCTTTTATACTTAGCAACCAAATCATAGTGTGATTTTATTTATTATCATCAATCAAGAGAGAATTTTACGATGCGGATCGCAAAATTAGTATTAAGCAGCCTATTAACCTTATGTATTTTAGGTTTGACGGCAGGTGGTCTCCTTTATTTTCACCTAAAATCCGAATTACCCTCAGTGGAAAGCTTAAAAACCGTTGAATTGCAACAGCCAATGCAAATTTATACGGCTGACGGTAAATTAATCGGTGAAGTGGGAGAACAACGCCGTATTCCTGTGAAATTAGAAAATGTGCCGAAACGTTTGGTTGAAGCCTTTTTAGCCACAGAAGATAGCCGTTTTTATGATCATCACGGTTTGGATCCGATAGGAATCGGGCGGGCATTATTTGTTGCTATAAGCAACGGTAGTGCTTCACAGGGCGCAAGCACGATTACTCAACAATTAGCCCGTAATTTCTTTTTAACACCGGAAAAAACGATCGTGCGTAAAGCACGTGAGGCGGTGCTCGCCATTGAAATTGAAAATGCCTTAAACAAACAAGAAATTTTGGAGCTTTATTTAAATAAAATTTTCTTAGGTTATCGGTCTTACGGCGTTGCGGCGGCAGCGCAAACCTATTTTGGTAAATCCCTTGATGAACTCACTTTATCCGAAATGGCAATTATTGCCGGTTTACCCAAAGCCCCATCCACGATGAACCCTTTGTATTCACCAAAACGAGCTGAAGAACGCCGAAACGTGGTGCTATCACGTATGTTGAACGAAAAATATATTACCAAAGAAGAATATGACACCGCACTCAAAGAACCGATTGTCGCCAGTT includes these proteins:
- a CDS encoding type IV pilus biogenesis protein PilM, encoding MPMLYKRRKTLQIGVHRQKDQFQFVWLNDAQQVQFLFLSAEEHHIETALMARLAKDFPQNNVRLRLVGSISPHFTWSKTLLLPHLLNAQECEQQCHFVLQKELPIPLEELWFDYISTPLKQGFRLDIHTVRRQVVSETQKDYGKLSLNVLDITHLAILRAFRFILGKDCDKSLYLYQDENDCFAMMEWAHQRQLLQTSENLTALYEQFCRRFEPEIEHIYVYQTESIERTDLAENWQRVKTQIPFIALGNALWQMDLHQNSTDFQPHF